In one window of Halomarina pelagica DNA:
- a CDS encoding cupin domain-containing protein codes for MDPINESDLDWTELDGVEGTFGQKRLGEAAGGDRLGCTLYELPAGCQPWSYHYHAANEEAIYVLSGTGTLRVDGDEYALCEGDYVAFPADESGGHCVVNDSDAPLRYLAFSTMAEPDVTVHPEIGKVGVYVGAAPGSGDERTLSGFFDVDDAVDGSEDE; via the coding sequence ATGGATCCCATCAACGAGTCGGACCTCGACTGGACCGAACTCGACGGGGTGGAGGGGACGTTCGGACAGAAGCGGTTGGGCGAGGCGGCCGGGGGCGACCGTCTCGGGTGCACCCTCTACGAACTGCCCGCCGGCTGTCAACCGTGGTCGTACCACTACCACGCGGCGAACGAGGAGGCGATCTACGTGTTGTCGGGGACTGGCACCCTCCGCGTGGATGGCGACGAGTACGCGCTCTGCGAGGGGGACTACGTGGCCTTTCCGGCGGACGAATCCGGCGGTCACTGCGTCGTCAACGACTCGGACGCGCCGCTCCGGTACCTCGCGTTCTCGACGATGGCGGAGCCGGACGTCACGGTTCACCCCGAGATCGGGAAGGTCGGGGTGTACGTCGGTGCCGCGCCCGGCAGCGGGGACGAGCGGACGCTGTCGGGGTTCTTCGACGTCGACGACGCCGTGGACGGGTCGGAGGACGAGTGA
- a CDS encoding EamA family transporter has translation MGFPEIDSAVFFGSITMVTWGIWVVLGNAASESIDPRTAAAISYLVAGPLALGFILVSDASLAITARGGLLAGAAGLFTGIGLISMYIGLSGGSTTTVSTLGAMYFVIAAIIGMVVLGEEVTIARLAGIAFAVVGVVLVTR, from the coding sequence ATGGGTTTTCCCGAGATAGATTCGGCTGTCTTCTTCGGTTCGATCACGATGGTAACGTGGGGGATCTGGGTAGTCCTGGGTAACGCTGCGTCGGAGTCCATCGACCCGAGGACGGCCGCCGCCATCTCCTATCTCGTTGCGGGACCCCTCGCACTCGGATTCATCCTCGTTTCAGACGCATCGCTCGCCATCACCGCGAGAGGAGGACTGCTCGCCGGCGCGGCCGGGTTGTTCACCGGAATCGGCCTCATCTCGATGTACATCGGCCTCTCCGGAGGGTCAACGACAACCGTCTCTACTCTCGGTGCGATGTACTTCGTCATCGCGGCCATCATCGGTATGGTCGTCCTCGGAGAGGAAGTTACGATAGCGAGGCTCGCCGGGATCGCGTTCGCAGTTGTCGGGGTCGTATTGGTGACCCGGTGA
- a CDS encoding GNAT family N-acetyltransferase, translating into MELVEATADDLGALVDRWYDLARATEGYAETNELAYGDVSEVADDGFRAHLADEDVTDYLVVHEGETIGFVTLREGHHPSRRYSRYLRIVNLAIDEGHRSQGHGTEVVERVKELARERGCDHLKVSCEWRNEDARRFYRDANFQPKQVDYVQPLE; encoded by the coding sequence ATGGAACTCGTCGAAGCCACCGCTGACGACCTCGGCGCGCTCGTCGACCGCTGGTACGACCTCGCGAGGGCGACGGAGGGTTATGCCGAAACGAACGAACTCGCCTACGGGGACGTCAGCGAGGTCGCCGACGACGGCTTCCGCGCTCACCTCGCCGACGAGGACGTCACCGACTACCTCGTCGTCCACGAGGGCGAGACTATCGGCTTCGTCACTCTCCGCGAGGGCCACCACCCCTCGCGGCGGTACTCGCGGTACCTTCGCATCGTGAACCTCGCGATCGACGAAGGTCACCGGAGTCAGGGTCACGGCACGGAGGTCGTAGAGCGCGTGAAGGAACTGGCCCGCGAGCGGGGTTGTGACCACCTCAAGGTCTCCTGCGAGTGGCGGAACGAGGACGCACGCCGGTTCTACCGCGACGCGAACTTCCAGCCGAAGCAGGTCGACTACGTACAGCCGCTAGAGTGA
- a CDS encoding polymer-forming cytoskeletal protein, producing the protein MSIRSDPLERLAIPDGTTVEERDLVTDGDVIVGGQSTVEFGVRGRTVVAGERVTFGHDIEAAGDCRLDMWCDVAGNVLVGEDAYIGERTRIGGQLMVSGDLDIGDDVDIERGFEANGWIVIRNPMPTVVFFFVYLSHLLRIGEEEEAREAAEELLGDAEADEEDEEPDPLIVPRGSSVSDDAWRVSKPGVVGDDCRIHGNIRATSLDVGRDNNVFGSLRARGDITVGEGTRVHGDVTTKRGTVRIAPGAEILGDVACEDLSLHDDAAIDGSIRARGEMSIHREFARETE; encoded by the coding sequence GTGTCGATTCGCTCGGACCCGCTCGAACGACTGGCCATCCCCGACGGGACGACCGTCGAGGAACGCGACCTGGTGACCGACGGCGACGTGATCGTCGGCGGCCAGAGCACCGTCGAGTTCGGTGTCCGCGGGCGGACCGTCGTCGCCGGCGAGCGCGTCACCTTCGGCCACGACATCGAGGCGGCGGGCGACTGCCGCCTCGACATGTGGTGCGACGTGGCGGGGAACGTCCTCGTCGGCGAGGACGCCTACATCGGCGAGCGCACCCGCATCGGCGGGCAGCTGATGGTGAGCGGCGACCTCGACATCGGCGACGACGTGGACATCGAGCGCGGCTTCGAGGCCAACGGCTGGATCGTCATTCGCAACCCCATGCCGACCGTCGTGTTCTTCTTCGTCTACCTCTCGCACCTGCTTCGCATCGGCGAGGAGGAGGAGGCCCGGGAGGCGGCGGAGGAACTGCTCGGCGACGCCGAGGCCGACGAGGAGGACGAGGAGCCCGACCCGCTGATCGTCCCCCGCGGGTCGAGCGTCAGCGACGACGCCTGGCGCGTCTCCAAGCCGGGCGTCGTCGGCGACGACTGCCGCATCCACGGCAACATCCGCGCCACCTCGCTCGACGTGGGCCGGGACAACAACGTCTTCGGCAGCCTCCGCGCCCGCGGCGACATCACCGTCGGCGAGGGCACGCGCGTCCACGGCGACGTGACCACCAAGCGGGGCACCGTCAGGATCGCCCCCGGCGCTGAGATCCTCGGTGACGTCGCCTGCGAGGACCTCTCGCTGCACGACGACGCCGCCATCGACGGCAGCATTCGGGCGCGCGGCGAGATGTCCATCCACCGCGAGTTCGCCCGGGAGACGGAGTAA
- a CDS encoding redox-regulated ATPase YchF, which produces MLSVALAGKPNAGKSTFYRAATLAEVDVGNYPFTTINPNRGVSHARTECPCLDREERCGNERCRDGKRYVPIELLDVAGLVPGAHEGRGLGNQFLDALSNADAILNVVDASGGTNAEGEPVEVGSYDPVRDVDFVEEEMDLWMAGIVARNWESIERQSRAPDFDLEDALTEMLTGIGASEADVSATLRSVEYPDDPKAWTDEDRERLARDLRARSKPIVVVANKADVAPAENVARLREAADIVVPASAEGELALRQAAKAGVVEYDPGDPDFAVVGEVTAEQEAGLERIRGVMEAWGGTGVQAALDAAVYDLLDRVTAYPVQNETKWTDGQGNVLPDAFLLPRGSTPRDLAYAVHSDIGDGYLHAVDARSRRRIGDDHELEEGDVIKIVSTN; this is translated from the coding sequence ATGCTCTCTGTCGCGCTCGCGGGCAAGCCCAACGCCGGGAAGTCCACGTTCTACCGCGCCGCGACGCTCGCGGAGGTCGACGTCGGCAACTACCCGTTCACGACCATCAACCCGAACCGCGGCGTGAGCCACGCGCGCACCGAGTGTCCCTGTCTCGACCGCGAGGAGCGCTGCGGGAACGAGCGCTGCCGCGACGGGAAGCGCTACGTCCCGATCGAACTGCTCGACGTGGCGGGCCTCGTCCCGGGCGCGCACGAGGGGCGCGGTCTCGGCAACCAGTTCCTCGACGCGCTGTCGAACGCCGACGCGATCCTCAACGTCGTGGACGCCTCCGGCGGCACGAACGCCGAGGGCGAACCCGTCGAGGTGGGGAGCTACGACCCCGTGCGGGACGTGGACTTCGTCGAGGAGGAGATGGACCTCTGGATGGCGGGCATCGTCGCGCGCAACTGGGAGTCGATCGAGCGCCAGTCGCGCGCGCCCGACTTCGACCTGGAGGACGCGCTCACCGAGATGCTGACCGGCATCGGCGCGAGCGAGGCGGACGTGTCCGCCACCCTCAGAAGCGTCGAGTACCCCGACGACCCGAAGGCGTGGACCGACGAGGACAGGGAGCGCCTCGCTCGGGACCTCCGGGCGCGCTCGAAGCCTATCGTCGTCGTGGCGAACAAGGCGGACGTCGCCCCGGCGGAGAACGTGGCGCGCCTGCGCGAGGCGGCCGACATCGTCGTCCCCGCCAGCGCGGAGGGGGAACTCGCGCTCCGGCAGGCGGCGAAGGCGGGCGTCGTCGAGTACGACCCCGGCGACCCCGACTTCGCGGTGGTCGGCGAGGTGACCGCGGAGCAGGAGGCCGGTCTGGAGCGCATCCGCGGCGTGATGGAGGCGTGGGGCGGCACGGGCGTACAGGCGGCGCTCGACGCGGCGGTCTACGACCTGCTCGACCGCGTGACCGCCTACCCGGTCCAGAACGAGACGAAGTGGACCGACGGGCAGGGGAACGTCCTCCCCGACGCCTTCCTGCTCCCGCGGGGCTCTACTCCCCGCGACCTCGCGTACGCCGTCCACTCGGACATCGGCGACGGCTACCTCCACGCCGTCGACGCGCGCTCGCGGCGGCGCATCGGCGACGACCACGAACTGGAGGAGGGCGACGTGATCAAGATCGTGAGCACTAACTGA
- a CDS encoding cytochrome c oxidase subunit 3, whose product MSVDEADEHGGHHHHLPAVEDWPRGFGEASWWPFITALGGAGFYVGAALFVLGNGEEPLIDPLIGPAVFVGSTFVFLAGLYGWLYHAFIVNFWEGEPEGTSSRGLRLAMLLFLGSEISTFGAGFVYYFFIRAGTWPPTGGELPHLLSSLVLINTAILVVSSFTLHYAHVALLNGKRGRFKGLLAVTLLLGVVFLGGQVLEYYEFIVGAGFTLQQGVYASAFFGLTGLHGLHVTLGAVLIAIVFIRALYGQYSPDRHTSVSTVSMYWHFVDAVWIFLVVVLYVGAEVHF is encoded by the coding sequence ATGAGTGTAGACGAAGCGGACGAGCACGGCGGGCACCACCACCACCTGCCCGCGGTCGAGGACTGGCCGCGGGGGTTCGGCGAGGCCAGCTGGTGGCCGTTCATCACCGCCCTCGGCGGCGCGGGGTTCTACGTCGGTGCCGCCCTGTTCGTCCTCGGTAACGGTGAAGAACCGCTCATCGACCCGCTCATCGGGCCGGCGGTGTTCGTCGGGAGCACGTTCGTGTTCCTCGCCGGGCTGTACGGCTGGCTGTACCACGCCTTCATCGTGAACTTCTGGGAGGGCGAACCCGAGGGGACCAGCTCTCGCGGCCTCCGACTGGCGATGCTCCTATTCCTCGGGAGCGAGATCTCCACCTTCGGGGCGGGCTTCGTCTACTACTTCTTCATCCGGGCGGGGACGTGGCCGCCGACGGGCGGGGAACTCCCCCACCTGCTGAGTTCGCTCGTCCTGATCAACACGGCCATCCTGGTGGTGAGCAGTTTCACCCTCCACTACGCACACGTCGCGCTCCTGAACGGCAAGCGCGGGCGGTTCAAGGGCCTCCTCGCCGTGACGCTCCTGCTCGGGGTCGTCTTCCTCGGCGGGCAGGTGCTCGAGTACTACGAGTTCATCGTCGGGGCGGGCTTCACGCTCCAGCAAGGCGTCTACGCGAGCGCGTTCTTCGGGCTGACCGGCCTGCACGGCCTGCACGTCACCCTGGGCGCGGTGCTCATCGCCATCGTCTTCATCCGCGCGCTCTACGGGCAGTACTCCCCCGATCGCCACACGTCCGTCTCGACGGTCTCGATGTACTGGCACTTCGTGGACGCCGTCTGGATCTTCCTCGTCGTCGTCCTCTACGTCGGCGCGGAAGTCCACTTCTGA
- a CDS encoding DUF5800 family protein produces MTVLSFDESGVDVVYKGTEFRLEKSLIEDAVQKPYPDVTDHEVLMIVEEDPSPTGEPRRIADIVG; encoded by the coding sequence ATGACCGTTCTCTCGTTCGACGAATCGGGCGTCGACGTCGTCTACAAGGGTACCGAGTTCCGCCTGGAGAAGTCGCTCATCGAGGACGCCGTCCAGAAGCCCTACCCCGACGTGACCGACCACGAGGTCCTGATGATCGTCGAGGAGGACCCGTCGCCGACGGGCGAACCGCGTCGCATCGCCGACATCGTGGGATAG
- a CDS encoding SHOCT domain-containing protein — translation MSRVVAWIRRHHVGVLAVSLFVVTVLLFGVLGLGTLVALASLTAPLDALVGAVLPWAVAALLLGALALGLIAALAWTFVRRLSLPKSQRAADLAARIERHNEWARSVGLSAVVAPPRPTTDDRIDDLKRRYVDGDLSEAEFERRVGSLVDGEHREGRRGHTGRKRGPRRERGDAERARGR, via the coding sequence ATGTCCCGGGTAGTCGCGTGGATCCGCCGACACCACGTCGGCGTGCTCGCCGTCTCGCTGTTCGTCGTCACCGTGCTGCTGTTCGGCGTCCTCGGTCTCGGAACGCTCGTCGCGCTCGCGTCGCTGACCGCGCCGCTCGACGCGCTCGTCGGCGCGGTCCTCCCGTGGGCGGTCGCGGCGCTCCTGCTCGGCGCGCTGGCGCTCGGGCTGATCGCCGCGCTCGCGTGGACGTTCGTCCGGCGGCTGTCGCTCCCGAAGAGTCAGCGCGCGGCCGACCTCGCCGCGCGGATCGAACGCCACAACGAGTGGGCGCGCTCGGTCGGCCTCTCGGCGGTCGTCGCGCCGCCGCGCCCCACGACCGACGATCGGATCGACGACCTCAAGCGCCGCTACGTCGACGGCGACCTCTCGGAGGCGGAGTTCGAGCGCCGCGTCGGCTCGCTCGTCGACGGCGAGCATCGCGAGGGGAGACGGGGGCACACCGGACGGAAACGCGGCCCACGGCGCGAACGGGGGGACGCGGAGCGCGCCCGGGGTCGGTGA
- a CDS encoding NUDIX hydrolase: protein MSRIVEKACVYATRARDELLVFERPDADAGVRVPGGTVESDEPHELAALRELKEECGIAGDRATYLGSIRRHHPRRPEIHHRHFFHAPVEERRDRWDHVVTGGGDDAGTVFRCYWLPVPAAPYALDHGFDALVHRLR from the coding sequence ATGTCTCGGATCGTCGAGAAGGCCTGCGTCTACGCGACCCGCGCTCGGGACGAACTCCTTGTCTTCGAGCGCCCCGACGCGGACGCGGGCGTCCGCGTCCCCGGCGGCACCGTCGAGTCGGACGAACCGCACGAACTCGCGGCTCTGCGTGAACTGAAGGAGGAGTGCGGGATCGCGGGCGACCGCGCCACCTACCTGGGCTCCATCCGGCGGCACCACCCGCGGCGGCCGGAGATCCACCACCGGCACTTCTTCCACGCGCCGGTCGAGGAGCGCCGCGACCGCTGGGATCACGTCGTCACCGGCGGCGGCGACGACGCCGGGACGGTGTTCCGGTGCTACTGGTTACCCGTACCCGCAGCGCCCTACGCGCTCGATCACGGGTTCGACGCGCTCGTCCACCGCCTGCGGTGA
- a CDS encoding C2H2-type zinc finger protein: MRAAEGGRYTFAVTVVPTKARSAPVPTPQMTDVDSPPPVRTRSRDAESDGSPEANGPDGPRVCEFCGRRFAREDWLVLHRGLEHGDRLSPAEYERFQETYEGEEEELNLFRLKALALLVLVYFGFLIVYAFVT, translated from the coding sequence ATGCGAGCGGCGGAAGGCGGAAGGTACACCTTCGCCGTCACCGTAGTGCCGACGAAGGCCCGGAGCGCCCCCGTTCCGACCCCACAGATGACCGACGTCGACTCCCCACCACCGGTTCGCACGCGCTCGCGCGACGCCGAGTCGGACGGATCGCCGGAGGCGAACGGCCCCGACGGACCGCGTGTCTGTGAGTTCTGCGGCCGGCGGTTCGCCCGCGAGGACTGGCTGGTGCTCCACCGCGGCCTCGAGCACGGCGATCGCCTCTCCCCGGCGGAGTACGAACGGTTCCAGGAGACCTACGAGGGCGAGGAGGAGGAGCTGAACCTCTTCCGGCTGAAGGCGCTCGCCCTGCTCGTGCTCGTCTACTTCGGCTTCCTCATCGTCTACGCGTTCGTCACGTGA